Below is a genomic region from Augochlora pura isolate Apur16 chromosome 2, APUR_v2.2.1, whole genome shotgun sequence.
tccaTCTAAGTATTTTGCAAGTCGTctgaaaaaatgttaacataatataaagtGTATATTaagatagaatttttatacatattattttgaaaaatgatatttactGATAATGATTTTCATTGATTATACGTGCTAAATCTGGACTTTCCTTGGGGTTTTCACCATACCATTCCTTTATAATTTTGCTTGCCTCATTCAAGAATTTGGTCTGTACTTCAGGTGTACAAAGTACATAATCTGGTGCAATGCAGGTTTGACCCACATTAATACATTTACCCCATAATATTCGTTTTGCAGCTATATTTATATCCACTGTATTATCTACATACACAGGACTGCAAGTATAAATTTAGATTTCtatatattgctatatattcctatatattgttaacttaaaaaattaaatgttataccTCTTGCCACCAAGTTCTAATGTTACAGGTGTTAGGAACTTGTTTGCTGCATCTCGAACAATCTTTCCCACTGTAGTAGAGCCTGTATAAAAGATGTAATCAAATCTTTGTTTGAGCAATTCTGTTGTTTCACTAATTCCTCCCAGTACAACCTGGACACACTCCTGcaaaaaaagtaaataataaagtgtTTTAAGatttgtataacaaataattgttgTCTCATTTGAGATACATACTGTATCTAAATACTGTGGAATAATTCTTGCAAATAATTGTGCTGTAGCTGGAGATACTTCTGATGGTTTAAGAATTACACAATTTCCAGCAGCAATTGCACCCATTAAAGGGATTATGCATAGTTGAAACGGATAATTCCAAGGTCCCATAACAAGAACTACACCATATGGGTCTTTTCGAATCTCAACTCCATCTAGCATATTGATCATTGCTTTTGCAGGCTAaaggatatacatatatttaacgtgttttatactaattttctattgaaaCTACATTATTGTATTGAACGTACCTTTTCTTTAGCTGTCCATTCTTTGATGTTCATAAGTAATGTTTTAACTTCTCCTTGCGAAATGAGCACCTCCAAAGCCATGGTCTCAAATTTACACTGAATGTGCAAACATATTACttcatatatatacataatacaaaaaacattgtttataacataaatataaaatcatacaCACCCTACGTAAATCAGATGCAAGTGCAGATACAATATCAGGCCTGCATTCGTCTAACATAAGTTCTAGTtgctttaattgttttattctcCATTCTAATGGCCTTGTTTTACCACTCAAGAACGCATTTCTTGATCTTTCAACAAGCTAAAGAAAAGagataaatttatgaaatttaaatattcctgaTAATTGATGCATTGCACACTAAAAAGAAGTTCATGTACTTACAGCTGCAAAGTCTGTTGCCATTTTACCATTAGGTTGTGCTATAGCAAAAAAAGTATGTATGAATAAGTGAATTTTACAACATagatttttccattttacgaagtgaaagataaaataatgacataatttatatttgcttaAAGTCGAGTAACGTAAAAAAAGAAGCTGTCACGTTTAATCAAtactcataaatattaaaacgatGTAGTTGTGCAGAGTTCATTATGGGTAAACGAAACGACAAAAACGGAATGcataagtaatattttactgCAACTTTAAATTcacttatatgtatatctaatTGATAATCACATTCGTCAAATCAATTTCCAATTCATTACGTGTAAGATATTtgctaaaaaaaatgttcgtatGTTACAAAAACAGTTTACTGTCTATTAGTGATATGTCAACGATCActgtaaattaaaacaatatattaaactttCTATTATGAACACATACGTATCATTGCTGAGACTGTACACAGTTCGCAATCAATTACGATTATATATAAGGTGTTCTAAAAATGAGTCCTACTTTTTGATGAAGATAAATCTTCTATTGACTGTTTTTAATATGACAAAAAGAGTGTTCACACGCTACTGATTGCTTTTTGAACCGTTAATAATGTTGCCAGcttagatatttaattaattttatattttataggatTTATTTCGTAAGTGTTTaactttatttagaaatatagatgggtgcaaataatatttcataagaaATACTGCGATGTACGTTTATCGTGGCTGAAAgcaatatacatattgtatatgcATACATATTATGCGTATGCTACATCGTGTGCTTGTGTATGTAGATAAATCAGATTCGTACTGTTATCTATCTTTCAGTGCGTATATTCaaagttcaatattttagaagATTAATATGAATCACGGTATTTTTTGCATACAACGCAGGTGTACAAAGTATGTTTCGATAGCCAATAAACAATGACAAAGATGTTTGCCTACTTATCTAAATTTGTTAATctcttttttgtaatttcttcttgttttccacattttttcgaataaaactgtTATCGAATTGATGtcattcgatattattaatcagCACTTATAATCGAAAAACAGAAAACATATTAAAGTGTTATTAAAATCtggaatgatattttaaaatttttgaattaatcTTTTCCGATactattttaaagtaataacaaTCATGCATATGcacatttataattgtaaatgtatttttcaaaaataatactttaaaaacaatttaaatgtaacaaCATTATAAAAGGTACTAGATATGTACATCTTCATGGATGTAGTTATTGATAACTTCgagagaatttaaaataaaactcgttTTTTAACATGAAAAAATGGTCAAAATACTTGTACAATtgataataatcatatttatcgtgaaaaagtattgtttaaattactaaTAGCTTTTGCGTTTCTCTTCCGGTGAATTGAAAGGAATGACCATGAATTTTTCGTTATAAATTGTAcgcgtttttttttgtaatgaAGCGATATTGAACAAACTAGAATTGATTAGAGAGGAATGTTTGTGATTCTGATCGATAATACTCtatgtttatttatgtttaatgGTATACATACGGACACTTCGTACCGCAAAGAGCGTTGAAAAAAGACTGAAAACGCATACTTGTCATACAGAAATCTTATAAACTCGTATTATTCTACACATCACTTGACCAATAAGGAAGGCACGTGATCATGCTCCATTCAGATGTCAGCACTGCGTGCATTCTCAGGTCGGTAATCGACTTTATCGGCGGTGTTCTTCTTCAGCCcggatcgaattaaaaaagtttaaactACGGCTTACATAAAACTTATATTAATTCACCtgtattaccattttatttacgGGAGTATTTCCATTTGTCAGTGTAATGAAGAagatatattagaaaaatcttCGAAACATTAAaggttaaaaaagaaattcgaaaattgacATTACATAAGCCACTTTTGTTCCTCTTCTTTAATTCTATGAAACAAGACACAGACGTTTAAATGTggttccaataaaaattggttTCCATGATATTTGAATTGATTATATAACGATCAACTTGGGTTATCTCTATATGAATAGTAATTTGTTTGTAttgtataaagaaatttttatttcactaaattttaatttcatgtgACCGCCATcttgttaataaaatctataaaaatctaacCATTCTATCTCAAATAAAGCTTATAATTGATGACTTTGAAGCATCCTGTTCAGTGACAAAGTTACTTACATTCTGGcacatataacaatttaacgaACTTTACTTTCTCTTGTCCGTTACGTGAAACTTAATGAGACTACCATTATAAGAAGCGCATTCAATCTTTCATGGTACACAAATAGTAGTACCATAAAAAAGTAGCTTTCTCAAGTAATATCTTCTTTTCATTGATTCggttaaattaaaagatttattaaattttacgttCAAgtagaagataaaaatacttttcgtTAACACCATAATGCGGTTTATAGGAGTGAAACTGGtcttgagaaaaatataaaatctactTTATCGTAGaacatttacaaatataagaaaaatagcaaatattGCACCTATCTTCAACTAAACGAAACCACgtaaaactaattttttaaattaatttgttgtaaaaatattatccgaAGATATTTTCCGATaggttgaatatttttcaataaaaatgtgagtacataaataagaaacatttttttttagaaaaagttTTTCACTAAATCCGATGTaaagtttcataattttctaaattcctGAAATTTATCAACATTCCTCGTGAAATAATATCtgatctaaaaataaatgatgcaATGACAAAACCGCATTTAATTTCCCGGAAATGTAGTCATTTATGGaaagtaatttgtttaataaactgTCTATTATTTAGAGTAACGACAATTTCACTATCTAAGGTTGCGTGAATACTAATCTGTTTACTTTTTCATGTAGAATATGGTATAAATTgccttgatttttattttttgaaacatattgcaaatatttttcataaattttaattatggaGTAATAAACCATTTTACACGATATTGTCagcaatttttacgatatattGTTTTCGTCGTTAAGCAGCCAACGTTCATATGAATTGAGATTATAATGACTGTCTTTATTGAAACGAGTCACGAATGACTTATTTCGTTCGTTAATAGTCTCAAAATATAATTGCCTTAAGTGTTGTGTATGCGTGAAAATGGCTTTCTCATGATCGTTAAGtagaattttatgtaacaCGGAAATCTCAACTGGCAACAAACATTTAGCTTCTGCATTTATAATAGATATGATTAACATTATAGCTCGTTGATAAGTGCGTCAGACAGATAGCAAAAACACAACATCAAAGCGAAATGATTCGTACCATTAATATAATCACGCAACTTCGGCGATGGATTCACGTGAATTATCACTGGTTTTCCTCTGTTCACCATTGTCTGATATTATGACAATGCGTAACAAAGCACAAACTTAAACGTTTTCCACTTTGAGATtcctaaaaattatatgtacatatgaaAGCACCGTATATCATATGGTCATCATAGTCATACACCGCAAGAATAGTTATGTAAATTCAAAAATAGGTATAGAAACTCTTTCAAATAGTCAACATGGTTAGATTCTAATCaaagaaatatggaaaatgtatattttacgGCTAACAACTATACAACATAGTCAAGGAtacgtttaatattaaagtatcaatgaaaaatactgttacattaataaattccaattaataaattcctcacgttttaataaaatgaattatataatttctattcagAATGCTTAACTCACGCACACGCTTTCTTCACCGATATTAATTTAGCGATGCGAAAGATCGTCAAGTTCAATCCAGAACTTTGTTTTCATGTCTCGACGAGTTTGGCGCGAATGCGGCCGAGTGCGTTTGACATTCTTATTTACAGTATCTGTACAGCCTATTAATCGCGTCTACGAGGAGGACAAGTAACATCGAACCATTAATATGCAACCTAGGTCTGCGAAGTACATATGTTCTATAAGCACTAACTAGAGACCATGGTTCAGGAAATgcgaaaaatatgtaattcttCCTGTTGCAAAAACTTCCAACAAATGGTCTCAGATTACATATccatttcgaattttattctctatcCTCTTATCCACCGTGTACATGCCAGTGACACGTAGCGTGACTCTTAGTTGGGACTTTCTATCGTCAGTCTTGCGTGTGggattaatttcttcaaccCGATAACCGGAAAGGACAGTTTAGATTATATTTCCCTACATCGATAATTAAAAGCGTAGCTGTGTATGTAAAATGCAAATGTGCATCTCGTTCATTATgatcatataaaaatgacagttATCGTTGTATCGGTTATTCGATGCGAATATAGATGTGTAATTTAGCGcggctatttaatttttcaaaactattTGCAATTTTCCGATGGTAAGGTACACAGTATTTGAATTTGCTCACCAGTCTCGTTCCTGTCCGACGATTCCGGATGAATGTCTATTCGACACTCGCCGCCGTTCCCAATCCTTATTTCTTCGACGTCAGGCATATCTAATACTACTTGTTCCTGCAATAAACAACACGTTTATTACACTAGTATCGCGCACTAATTATCTGCGAGCagcaaaaaaatattgaatgcgATTCGTCGGAAGCCTACAGTTTACACGGCTGATCCGTGATATTTTTCCGACGCAATTGTTAGCGCCAGTTGACagcaaaatattgaattctaacAAACATGCTACCGATCAGCTTATCCTGTCATTTATGTTAcgatcattaaatattttatcgctaCGTAACTTGTTTTTTTGACGGTTTAGATCTTAGTTATTGATATTTGTTTCTATGGATCTCTGTATCAAAGACGTCTTCATAGTTGTCGATTTGAAGAGATCTATTCATGCACTCATCAGATGTTCCACTTATTTGTAAGTTATGAATTAGCTACGCGCTGTTTAAAGGTTAGTTTCTTGCTAGGTATGGCGATTATCTTCTTTCGTTCTCTATGTATATTTGCCTTAAGACTATACTTGCGCGGCATGTTTTCGCACGGCATAGACCTACACGGGTTTTTGAAGTGTTACGTTGTAGAATGTACACTGTGAAGAAGCATACCTACTTCTAAAtcgttaaatgtttattaatattaaccccATCGAACCGATTAAAACGACCGGTTTCATATCTCATAGTTTTAAAGTTCttgaatttataaagtttcttttacaGAAAATGATCGAATACGTTTCTTAATCCAAGCGTACATTACAACAGAAATAGTAAAAGATTTAGGTAAACACAGTCTTTCCATCAGTATAAAACAACACACGTTAGCTACTTTCAGGGTTCGGTAGGGTTTTTTGTCAAATGTGTTACTAACTACGAGTGCATCGTGTTTCGTGTACCAACAAAACGTtggtgaatttatttagtatcaATCATTTGTGTTGAGTTCTCATCTTTTAAACTGTAAGAAGTTTCTCATAAGAAGAATGTCTTATTATGAATACAAACATGCATTAAATTTGAATGCAACCAAATAATTTACGTtacctaaaaaaaaaaagtaaaaaatgaacccccccccccccccccccccccgaaaaTAACGTGTAGTTAATCAATTGAAGGGAAATCAATTGGACGAAAGAAAAACACTATGATTTATGGATACGGACTACCTGAACATGaattccattttaagcgaAGATTCATGTCTATAAGGGGTCATGAAGTGAACTTCCATTATACACGTATGGACGTCGCAAACGCGTACGAATGATTTAGTTACATCGTTCATTTGTCAATGATCACGTtgaaatttcgatgaaacgatATCGATCTCGCACCACATCGTGTATTCTAATTAAGTTCTCTTAGGATCGTTAGATTGGCATGCTTGTGATCTATGGTACCCTTGCTAAGTCAGAAGGATGACgagatt
It encodes:
- the Aldh-iii gene encoding aldehyde dehydrogenase type III isoform X3 yields the protein MPDVEEIRIGNGGECRIDIHPESSDRNETAQPNGKMATDFAALVERSRNAFLSGKTRPLEWRIKQLKQLELMLDECRPDIVSALASDLRRCKFETMALEVLISQGEVKTLLMNIKEWTAKEKPAKAMINMLDGVEIRKDPYGVVLVMGPWNYPFQLCIIPLMGAIAAGNCVILKPSEVSPATAQLFARIIPQYLDTECVQVVLGGISETTELLKQRFDYIFYTGSTTVGKIVRDAANKFLTPVTLELGGKSPVYVDNTVDINIAAKRILWGKCINVGQTCIAPDYVLCTPEVQTKFLNEASKIIKEWYGENPKESPDLARIINENHYQRLAKYLDGNSKIALGGQCDPAEKYISPTILVDVKPTDPVMQDEIFGPILPIINVNNAYEAIKFINSRETPLVLYIFTKDRGVQELIVNQTHSGSVAINETIMQFSVDTLPFGGVGYSGMGSYHGKYTYDTFVHKKGCLIKDFNKLAETLGSCRYPPYTDRKLSFLESLVAKRPSIPGIKYIPHLLAFGLGVLATFGISTALKGDDITKY
- the Aldh-iii gene encoding aldehyde dehydrogenase type III isoform X6 — its product is MEQVVLDMPDVEEIRIGNGGECRIDIHPESSDRNETAQPNGKMATDFAALVERSRNAFLSGKTRPLEWRIKQLKQLELMLDECRPDIVSALASDLRRCKFETMALEVLISQGEVKTLLMNIKEWTAKEKPAKAMINMLDGVEIRKDPYGVVLVMGPWNYPFQLCIIPLMGAIAAGNCVILKPSEVSPATAQLFARIIPQYLDTECVQVVLGGISETTELLKQRFDYIFYTGSTTVGKIVRDAANKFLTPVTLELGGKSPVYVDNTVDINIAAKRILWGKCINVGQTCIAPDYVLCTPEVQTKFLNEASKIIKEWYGENPKESPDLARIINENHYQRLAKYLDGNSKIALGGQCDPAEKYISPTILVDVKPTDPVMQDEIFGPILPIINVNNAYEAIKFINSRETPLVLYIFTKDRGVQELIVNQTHSGSVAINETIMQFSGRSHYHCIYLAEMSKLYHCCLII
- the Aldh-iii gene encoding aldehyde dehydrogenase type III isoform X2; the protein is MEQVVLDMPDVEEIRIGNGGECRIDIHPESSDRNETAQPNGKMATDFAALVERSRNAFLSGKTRPLEWRIKQLKQLELMLDECRPDIVSALASDLRRCKFETMALEVLISQGEVKTLLMNIKEWTAKEKPAKAMINMLDGVEIRKDPYGVVLVMGPWNYPFQLCIIPLMGAIAAGNCVILKPSEVSPATAQLFARIIPQYLDTECVQVVLGGISETTELLKQRFDYIFYTGSTTVGKIVRDAANKFLTPVTLELGGKSPVYVDNTVDINIAAKRILWGKCINVGQTCIAPDYVLCTPEVQTKFLNEASKIIKEWYGENPKESPDLARIINENHYQRLAKYLDGNSKIALGGQCDPAEKYISPTILVDVKPTDPVMQDEIFGPILPIINVNNAYEAIKFINSRETPLVLYIFTKDRGVQELIVNQTHSGSVAINETIMQFSVDTLPFGGVGYSGMGSYHGKYTYDTFVHKKGCLIKDFNKLAETLGSCRYPPYTDRKLSFLESLVAKRPSIPGIKYIPHLLAFGLGVLATFGISTALKGQEENL
- the Aldh-iii gene encoding aldehyde dehydrogenase type III isoform X4, encoding MVNRGKPVIIHVNPSPKLRDYINAQPNGKMATDFAALVERSRNAFLSGKTRPLEWRIKQLKQLELMLDECRPDIVSALASDLRRCKFETMALEVLISQGEVKTLLMNIKEWTAKEKPAKAMINMLDGVEIRKDPYGVVLVMGPWNYPFQLCIIPLMGAIAAGNCVILKPSEVSPATAQLFARIIPQYLDTECVQVVLGGISETTELLKQRFDYIFYTGSTTVGKIVRDAANKFLTPVTLELGGKSPVYVDNTVDINIAAKRILWGKCINVGQTCIAPDYVLCTPEVQTKFLNEASKIIKEWYGENPKESPDLARIINENHYQRLAKYLDGNSKIALGGQCDPAEKYISPTILVDVKPTDPVMQDEIFGPILPIINVNNAYEAIKFINSRETPLVLYIFTKDRGVQELIVNQTHSGSVAINETIMQFSVDTLPFGGVGYSGMGSYHGKYTYDTFVHKKGCLIKDFNKLAETLGSCRYPPYTDRKLSFLESLVAKRPSIPGIKYIPHLLAFGLGVLATFGISTALKGDDITKY
- the Aldh-iii gene encoding aldehyde dehydrogenase type III isoform X1, yielding MEQVVLDMPDVEEIRIGNGGECRIDIHPESSDRNETAQPNGKMATDFAALVERSRNAFLSGKTRPLEWRIKQLKQLELMLDECRPDIVSALASDLRRCKFETMALEVLISQGEVKTLLMNIKEWTAKEKPAKAMINMLDGVEIRKDPYGVVLVMGPWNYPFQLCIIPLMGAIAAGNCVILKPSEVSPATAQLFARIIPQYLDTECVQVVLGGISETTELLKQRFDYIFYTGSTTVGKIVRDAANKFLTPVTLELGGKSPVYVDNTVDINIAAKRILWGKCINVGQTCIAPDYVLCTPEVQTKFLNEASKIIKEWYGENPKESPDLARIINENHYQRLAKYLDGNSKIALGGQCDPAEKYISPTILVDVKPTDPVMQDEIFGPILPIINVNNAYEAIKFINSREKPLSLYIFSRDEQTISLLLDNISSGNTCVNDTMMHAQVDTLPFGGVGYSGMGSYHGKYTYDTFVHKKGCLIKDFNKLAETLGSCRYPPYTDRKLSFLESLVAKRPSIPGIKYIPHLLAFGLGVLATFGISTALKGDDITKY
- the Aldh-iii gene encoding aldehyde dehydrogenase type III isoform X5; this encodes MATDFAALVERSRNAFLSGKTRPLEWRIKQLKQLELMLDECRPDIVSALASDLRRCKFETMALEVLISQGEVKTLLMNIKEWTAKEKPAKAMINMLDGVEIRKDPYGVVLVMGPWNYPFQLCIIPLMGAIAAGNCVILKPSEVSPATAQLFARIIPQYLDTECVQVVLGGISETTELLKQRFDYIFYTGSTTVGKIVRDAANKFLTPVTLELGGKSPVYVDNTVDINIAAKRILWGKCINVGQTCIAPDYVLCTPEVQTKFLNEASKIIKEWYGENPKESPDLARIINENHYQRLAKYLDGNSKIALGGQCDPAEKYISPTILVDVKPTDPVMQDEIFGPILPIINVNNAYEAIKFINSRETPLVLYIFTKDRGVQELIVNQTHSGSVAINETIMQFSVDTLPFGGVGYSGMGSYHGKYTYDTFVHKKGCLIKDFNKLAETLGSCRYPPYTDRKLSFLESLVAKRPSIPGIKYIPHLLAFGLGVLATFGISTALKGDDITKY
- the Aldh-iii gene encoding aldehyde dehydrogenase type III isoform X7, whose amino-acid sequence is MEQVVLDMPDVEEIRIGNGGECRIDIHPESSDRNETAQPNGKMATDFAALVERSRNAFLSGKTRPLEWRIKQLKQLELMLDECRPDIVSALASDLRRCKFETMALEVLISQGEVKTLLMNIKEWTAKEKPAKAMINMLDGVEIRKDPYGVVLVMGPWNYPFQLCIIPLMGAIAAGNCVILKPSEVSPATAQLFARIIPQYLDTECVQVVLGGISETTELLKQRFDYIFYTGSTTVGKIVRDAANKFLTPVTLELGGKSPVYVDNTVDINIAAKRILWGKCINVGQTCIAPDYVLCTPEVQTKFLNEASKIIKEWYGENPKESPDLARIINENHYQRLAKYLDGNSKIALGGQCDPAEKYISPTILVDVKPTDPVMQDEIFGPILPIINVNNAYEAIKFINSRETPLVLYIFTKDRGVQELIVNQTHSGSVAINETIMQFSVDTLPFGGVGYSGMGSYHGKYTYDTFVHKKGCLIKDFNKLAETLGSCRYPPYTDRKLSFLESLVAKRPSIPGIKYIPHLLAFGLGVLATFGISTALKGDDITKY